One Tolypothrix bouteillei VB521301 DNA window includes the following coding sequences:
- a CDS encoding cryptochrome/photolyase family protein — MTDLILFWHRRDLRISDNTGLAAARQKSSKVVGVFCLDPNILERDDVAAVRVTYMIGCLRSLQERYAQMGSQLLILHGEPTQAIPKLAEALGAKAVFWNWDVEPYSQERDRVIIDSLKENGIEFLEKNWDQILHPPDSIRTGSNQPYTVYTPFWKNWSSKPKLSPVEMRDGAPQNNLVGLTQAEREIAKQAGAIELPTAKDLGKQWDGELVIEPGEAAAQERLEEFCTRAIEEYKEQRNFPAIDGTSRLSAALKFGVIGIRTVWQATVEALENSRSQETETSIRAWQQELAWREFYQHAMYNFPELADGAFRQPFKNFPYDNNEEHFQAWCEGRTGYPIVDAAMRQMNELGWMHNRCRMIVANFLTKDLLIDPRRGEKYFMQRLIDGDLSANNGGWQWSASSGMDPKPIRIFNPASQAQKFDAEGEYIRTWVPELRSVDTEYLVTGKITPIERRAVGYSDPIVDHNKQQRLFKERYQRQKEGAVSG; from the coding sequence ATGACTGATTTAATTCTGTTTTGGCACCGCCGCGATTTACGCATTTCTGATAACACGGGACTTGCTGCAGCAAGACAAAAAAGCTCAAAGGTTGTGGGTGTTTTCTGTCTCGATCCAAATATTCTCGAAAGGGATGATGTTGCTGCAGTCAGAGTCACTTATATGATTGGCTGTTTGCGATCGCTACAAGAGCGATATGCTCAAATGGGTAGCCAATTGCTGATTCTTCATGGCGAACCTACCCAAGCCATTCCAAAATTGGCAGAGGCTTTGGGTGCAAAGGCTGTCTTCTGGAATTGGGATGTAGAACCCTACTCTCAAGAACGCGATCGCGTCATAATAGACTCTTTAAAGGAAAACGGTATTGAGTTTCTTGAAAAAAACTGGGATCAGATATTACATCCTCCAGACAGTATACGCACTGGTTCAAATCAACCCTACACTGTATACACACCCTTTTGGAAAAATTGGAGTAGTAAACCAAAACTATCCCCAGTAGAAATGAGAGATGGTGCGCCCCAAAACAATCTAGTAGGATTAACACAAGCCGAACGGGAAATAGCAAAGCAAGCCGGGGCAATAGAGCTACCCACAGCAAAAGATTTGGGCAAACAATGGGATGGAGAATTAGTCATTGAACCCGGAGAAGCAGCAGCGCAAGAACGGTTAGAAGAATTTTGTACCCGTGCTATTGAAGAATATAAAGAGCAGCGTAATTTTCCAGCCATTGACGGTACTTCCCGATTGAGTGCGGCTTTGAAATTTGGTGTTATTGGCATTCGCACTGTTTGGCAAGCAACCGTGGAAGCGTTAGAAAATAGTCGCAGCCAAGAAACAGAAACTAGCATTCGTGCATGGCAACAGGAGTTAGCGTGGCGGGAATTTTATCAACACGCAATGTATAACTTCCCGGAACTAGCAGATGGGGCTTTTCGCCAACCCTTTAAAAACTTCCCCTATGATAATAACGAAGAACACTTTCAAGCTTGGTGCGAGGGAAGAACTGGTTACCCAATTGTTGATGCAGCCATGCGCCAAATGAACGAACTTGGTTGGATGCACAACCGATGTCGAATGATTGTCGCCAATTTCCTGACTAAAGATTTGCTCATCGATCCCAGAAGGGGAGAAAAATACTTTATGCAGAGGTTAATCGATGGCGATCTATCTGCAAATAATGGTGGTTGGCAGTGGAGTGCTTCTAGCGGGATGGACCCAAAACCCATACGAATATTCAACCCAGCTAGCCAAGCACAAAAGTTTGACGCCGAAGGCGAATATATAAGGACATGGGTTCCAGAATTGCGGTCTGTAGATACAGAATATTTAGTAACAGGTAAAATCACTCCTATAGAACGTCGTGCTGTTGGCTATTCCGACCCCATTGTGGATCACAACAAACAGCAACGACTCTTTAAAGAAAGATATCAAAGGCAAAAAGAGGGAGCGGTTAGTGGTTAG
- a CDS encoding FHA domain-containing protein yields MHNTTRAQPTGLSLELFHVQTNTSFDLPLNFTVLRIGKPKDQIAPDINVVNLPNADFVSRLHAELHVEKGTYYLLDMNSANGTFVNSIRLKPGKRHKLNFGDKIDLGSGGNVTFLFLNKQTPVVQSEQTALNHLPTVIQVELLANSKPSLVERSNKFAGVMVMLLGVVILAINIPIGIKMRLPGVILCAVAVGALSLPRINQNVGWLLMGLGISIMLFTEKAFAPIPLLAILAGSSLIIAGYRLYTSEKLWNFSFPGKMRKK; encoded by the coding sequence ATGCACAATACAACAAGAGCACAGCCTACAGGACTGAGTTTAGAGCTTTTTCACGTTCAAACGAACACTTCGTTTGACTTGCCATTAAATTTTACTGTTCTTCGTATTGGTAAACCAAAAGACCAAATAGCACCAGATATCAACGTTGTTAACTTACCCAATGCTGACTTTGTTTCTCGTCTTCATGCGGAACTTCATGTAGAAAAAGGCACTTATTATCTCCTAGATATGAACAGTGCAAATGGTACGTTTGTCAACAGCATCAGGCTGAAGCCAGGAAAGCGCCACAAACTCAACTTTGGTGACAAAATCGATTTGGGATCGGGAGGGAACGTCACATTTTTGTTTTTGAATAAGCAGACTCCGGTTGTCCAATCCGAGCAAACTGCGTTGAACCACTTACCTACAGTGATTCAGGTTGAATTGTTGGCAAACAGCAAGCCATCTCTTGTAGAGCGTTCTAACAAATTTGCAGGCGTAATGGTGATGCTTTTAGGTGTAGTGATTTTAGCAATCAATATACCCATTGGGATTAAAATGCGTCTTCCTGGTGTTATACTGTGCGCTGTAGCCGTAGGAGCGTTATCTTTACCACGTATCAACCAGAACGTAGGATGGCTTTTGATGGGATTGGGAATCTCAATTATGTTGTTTACAGAAAAAGCCTTTGCACCAATACCCCTGTTAGCTATCCTTGCAGGTTCCAGTCTGATAATAGCTGGATATCGCTTGTATACTAGCGAGAAACTGTGGAATTTCAGTTTCCCTGGCAAGATGCGAAAAAAATAA
- a CDS encoding pyridoxal phosphate-dependent aminotransferase: MQKQKISIKASQFTESVIREMTRIALQHNAVNLAQGFPDFPCPEELKQAACDAITADINQYAITWGDRAFRHALAEKVRWYLGLDIDPERQITVTCGSTEAMAATMLATVNPGDEVIIFEPYYENYGPDAIIANATPRYVSLNPPDWTFDEAELRQAFSDRTKAIIINTPHNPTGKVFSREELTLIAELCQKWDVLAFTDEIYEHILYDGSQHIAIATLPGMEERTITINGLSKTYSVTGWRVGYIIANPELTGAIRKVHDFLTVGSPAPLQRAGVAAMKLPISYYQELANLYQEKRNSIIQILDKVGMPYFIPKGAYYIFADITSFTNKTAMEFATFLIKEIGVAVVPGSSFFSKPEAGQKYIRFCFSKKPETLAKAGNRLLKLRD, translated from the coding sequence GTGCAAAAGCAAAAAATTTCCATCAAAGCAAGTCAATTTACAGAATCGGTCATTCGTGAAATGACCCGAATTGCATTGCAACACAACGCTGTAAATTTAGCACAGGGCTTTCCTGATTTTCCCTGTCCGGAAGAATTGAAACAAGCTGCCTGTGACGCAATTACAGCAGATATTAACCAGTATGCCATCACTTGGGGCGATCGCGCTTTCCGTCATGCCTTGGCAGAAAAAGTTCGCTGGTATCTGGGTTTAGATATTGACCCCGAACGGCAAATTACAGTAACTTGTGGTTCGACAGAAGCCATGGCAGCTACAATGCTTGCTACTGTAAATCCAGGCGACGAGGTTATTATCTTTGAACCTTATTATGAAAATTACGGACCCGATGCAATCATAGCAAATGCCACTCCCCGTTACGTGTCCCTCAATCCACCTGATTGGACATTTGATGAAGCCGAATTGCGTCAGGCATTTAGCGATCGCACAAAAGCTATCATAATTAACACGCCCCACAATCCAACGGGAAAAGTGTTTAGCCGTGAAGAGCTAACTTTAATTGCCGAACTTTGCCAAAAATGGGACGTACTGGCATTTACTGACGAAATTTACGAGCACATTCTCTACGACGGAAGCCAGCACATTGCAATAGCAACCTTACCGGGAATGGAAGAGCGGACAATCACCATTAATGGGTTGTCTAAAACTTATAGTGTAACGGGTTGGCGCGTCGGGTATATCATAGCAAATCCAGAATTAACTGGAGCCATTCGCAAAGTTCACGACTTTCTAACTGTCGGTTCCCCCGCACCCTTGCAACGGGCTGGGGTAGCAGCAATGAAACTACCAATTAGTTATTATCAAGAACTAGCAAACCTTTACCAGGAAAAGCGAAACAGTATAATCCAGATTTTAGATAAAGTAGGAATGCCTTACTTTATTCCTAAAGGAGCGTACTACATTTTTGCAGATATAACTTCCTTTACTAACAAAACTGCTATGGAATTTGCTACGTTTTTAATTAAAGAAATTGGAGTAGCAGTAGTTCCCGGTTCTAGCTTTTTCTCCAAACCAGAGGCTGGACAAAAATACATTCGATTTTGTTTTAGTAAAAAACCTGAAACTCTAGCTAAGGCGGGAAATCGTTTATTAAAATTGCGAGATTAG
- a CDS encoding sensor histidine kinase — translation MLCHNAIAMLFGWRDPHTTVPAAYALGIFYTVLICLIADVGIFLYERSLQREFELRQRLRIFLHAVSHDLRNPVIGMVMTLKTFGQSEQQTIQIPQELLKQMIESGERQVALINSLLEAHETEVHGIVLHYQSVNLHELVQSVIGDFQPFIQQANATVTATIPTHLPPVNADALHLRRVYENLLLNALRYNRPGVKLTLDAVCENVKNQIRCTVRDDGVGMTQQQCDKPGTACAKGDRSQLSLHYYELYQQPW, via the coding sequence TTGCTTTGCCATAATGCGATCGCGATGCTGTTTGGTTGGCGCGATCCGCATACGACTGTCCCAGCAGCCTATGCTTTGGGCATATTCTATACAGTGTTGATTTGCTTAATAGCCGATGTTGGCATATTTTTATATGAGCGCTCGTTGCAACGTGAATTTGAATTACGTCAACGACTGCGGATTTTTCTTCATGCCGTGTCTCACGATTTACGCAATCCTGTCATTGGTATGGTGATGACTTTAAAGACTTTTGGGCAGAGCGAGCAACAAACAATACAGATTCCCCAAGAATTACTCAAACAAATGATTGAGAGTGGGGAGCGACAAGTTGCTTTAATTAACTCGCTGTTAGAGGCACACGAAACTGAAGTCCATGGAATTGTACTGCATTACCAAAGCGTGAACTTGCACGAGCTGGTGCAATCCGTAATTGGCGATTTCCAACCGTTTATTCAGCAAGCAAATGCTACAGTAACAGCTACGATTCCCACTCATTTACCTCCTGTGAATGCCGATGCGCTACATCTGCGGCGAGTGTATGAAAATTTGCTTTTAAATGCACTGCGTTATAACCGACCGGGGGTAAAGTTGACATTGGATGCTGTTTGTGAAAATGTCAAAAACCAAATCCGTTGCACTGTTCGAGATGATGGTGTAGGGATGACACAACAACAGTGCGATAAGCCGGGTACGGCTTGCGCCAAGGGCGATCGCTCACAGCTTTCCCTGCATTATTACGAACTCTATCAGCAACCCTGGTAA
- a CDS encoding four-helix bundle copper-binding protein, with product MMMMMNENMTAEMQTCMQACMDCHKMCMETMTHCMTKSGKHMDMGMMSMMRDCSEMCMMAMNMMMSGSEFMHRTCMLCAEMCEKCAMMCEQMSDDSKMMECAAACRKCAEHCKMMGMMHA from the coding sequence ATGATGATGATGATGAATGAAAACATGACAGCTGAAATGCAAACTTGCATGCAGGCTTGCATGGACTGCCACAAAATGTGCATGGAAACCATGACTCACTGCATGACAAAAAGTGGCAAGCATATGGACATGGGCATGATGAGCATGATGCGTGATTGTTCTGAAATGTGCATGATGGCAATGAATATGATGATGAGTGGTTCTGAGTTCATGCATCGAACCTGTATGCTTTGTGCGGAAATGTGCGAGAAGTGTGCAATGATGTGCGAACAAATGAGCGACGATTCCAAGATGATGGAATGTGCAGCTGCTTGTCGCAAATGCGCTGAACACTGCAAGATGATGGGAATGATGCACGCTTAA
- a CDS encoding CBS domain-containing protein, translated as MKHLKSRSQDLRNLFENSITIEYVAEPLKAVPADADVAEVWHWMVIQDFDVIGVESEGAVSGYLERNSLRDKQGKCSDYQKVFHPKELIAISTPLMKLLPILQQTSRLFVLDCNRVSGIVTYGDLQKAPVRMLLFGLLTLLEMNLLRLVRRYYSQDSWQKVLKSERVEIARRLWQESQERNEATDLLDYIQFCDKRELVLQQPELLKQLGLKSKRSGERFLKSAEHLRNRLAHAQDLVSGSSWTELISLAEAMEQLLVRCEDIE; from the coding sequence ATGAAACATTTAAAATCTCGTTCTCAAGATTTAAGAAACCTGTTTGAAAACAGCATTACTATTGAATATGTGGCTGAACCCCTCAAAGCAGTTCCAGCAGATGCAGATGTAGCAGAAGTCTGGCATTGGATGGTCATACAAGATTTTGATGTCATTGGAGTAGAGTCAGAAGGTGCTGTTAGCGGTTATCTAGAACGGAACAGTTTGAGAGACAAACAAGGTAAGTGCAGCGATTACCAGAAAGTTTTTCACCCAAAAGAATTAATTGCTATCTCTACACCTTTAATGAAGTTATTACCTATCTTGCAACAGACTTCCAGACTTTTTGTGCTTGATTGCAACAGAGTCAGTGGAATTGTCACCTATGGAGACTTGCAAAAAGCACCAGTCAGAATGCTCCTGTTTGGTTTGTTGACCCTACTGGAGATGAATCTGCTTCGTTTGGTAAGACGTTACTACTCCCAAGATTCCTGGCAAAAAGTTCTAAAATCAGAGAGGGTAGAAATTGCCAGACGGCTGTGGCAAGAGAGTCAAGAAAGAAACGAAGCCACAGATTTACTTGATTACATTCAATTTTGTGACAAGCGGGAATTAGTTTTGCAGCAACCAGAACTACTCAAACAGCTTGGGCTGAAATCCAAGCGTTCTGGAGAGCGTTTTTTAAAATCTGCCGAACACTTGCGAAACCGATTGGCTCATGCTCAAGATTTAGTCAGTGGTTCTTCTTGGACAGAGTTGATATCTTTGGCAGAAGCTATGGAACAGTTGTTAGTTCGATGTGAAGATATTGAATAA
- a CDS encoding cupin domain-containing protein, whose product MAILLLEDGTVESNLVEISRELSPLGVYLKHYDPGTSVFLPDLISQEILTNQEKDYILEIHDSLFEFLKQEGNYLWSDLLTLHPGLSQLQMLIDTYNRYHVHTAPEALYILAGEMIFGFVRPDGTQVQLLLRSQDYIHIPARVEHWSSPSASLHCKAVRYFTTADGWVPQYTGTSAVSDH is encoded by the coding sequence ATGGCTATCTTACTCTTAGAAGACGGTACAGTCGAAAGCAATCTAGTTGAAATCTCTCGAGAACTCTCTCCACTTGGGGTATATCTCAAACACTACGATCCAGGCACTTCGGTATTTTTGCCAGACCTAATTTCACAAGAAATTCTTACAAATCAAGAGAAAGATTATATTTTAGAAATTCATGACAGTCTTTTTGAATTTCTCAAACAAGAAGGAAACTATCTTTGGAGTGACCTGCTAACCCTGCATCCAGGGCTATCCCAACTTCAGATGCTGATCGACACCTATAACCGTTACCACGTACATACTGCTCCTGAAGCCCTCTACATATTAGCAGGGGAAATGATTTTTGGCTTTGTACGTCCTGATGGCACCCAGGTACAGCTTTTATTGCGATCGCAAGACTACATTCACATTCCAGCCAGAGTAGAACATTGGTCCAGTCCATCCGCATCATTACATTGCAAAGCAGTACGCTATTTCACAACTGCAGACGGTTGGGTACCACAGTACACCGGGACTTCAGCAGTCAGCGACCACTAA
- a CDS encoding nuclear transport factor 2 family protein, whose product MTQELETTLKVAHQAFEHFKHGLTTGDWNQFLDMVTDDFSFWFPMGKYHGLHEGKEKAREFFQYVAEAFKGGLAVTLERVTSNETTVVFEFRDEGKLFGEPYKNRVAVSFDVQGNKICSYREYFGSDGKSY is encoded by the coding sequence ATGACACAAGAGCTAGAAACTACTTTAAAAGTTGCTCATCAAGCATTTGAACATTTTAAGCACGGTTTGACAACAGGGGATTGGAACCAGTTTTTAGATATGGTTACCGATGACTTTAGTTTCTGGTTTCCCATGGGAAAATATCACGGCTTGCATGAGGGAAAAGAAAAAGCAAGAGAATTTTTTCAATATGTTGCTGAAGCTTTCAAAGGTGGGCTGGCTGTGACTTTAGAGCGCGTGACGAGCAATGAAACAACTGTGGTTTTTGAATTTCGGGATGAAGGGAAGTTATTTGGCGAACCTTATAAAAACCGTGTGGCTGTTTCTTTTGATGTGCAGGGGAATAAAATTTGCAGCTATCGGGAATACTTTGGTAGCGATGGCAAATCTTATTGA
- a CDS encoding YybH family protein, giving the protein MTSAVNQIDNFYRAILRQEVRNICQSYVPQEDTYVFVEGPRYSTIGYSKIAKGWQDFCNSTVKLEKIEWIEGPFTEEIENLAWVAGIVLLTVTVKARSIQRTFRATFVLNKNEAGSWQIRHEHLSAPLDDPYGIGDWLNKNEQP; this is encoded by the coding sequence ATGACAAGTGCTGTAAATCAAATTGACAACTTTTATCGTGCCATACTTCGGCAAGAAGTGAGGAATATTTGTCAAAGTTACGTTCCTCAAGAAGATACATACGTTTTTGTCGAAGGACCTCGTTACTCTACTATTGGCTATAGCAAAATTGCAAAAGGCTGGCAGGATTTTTGTAATTCCACAGTAAAATTAGAAAAAATTGAGTGGATAGAGGGACCCTTTACTGAAGAAATTGAAAATCTAGCTTGGGTAGCGGGAATAGTGTTATTAACTGTAACTGTCAAAGCTCGATCTATCCAACGAACATTTAGGGCTACTTTTGTCCTTAACAAAAATGAAGCAGGATCTTGGCAGATTCGACACGAGCATCTCTCCGCCCCACTAGACGATCCATATGGTATCGGAGATTGGTTAAATAAAAATGAACAACCCTAG
- a CDS encoding Coq4 family protein, with product MITLEHPVDLRPEQAVALKSFIKLAEDPSQTLAVFEMAKSINQTEMYDLGIEYLKSNPDIEALVRERYIAPTPDMDALLQLPQDSLGYCYATHMKRLNFDPNFFPHVEVTDDSSCLELRIKQTHDIWHILTGFGTDEVGEFGLQGFTLAQTHLPVSVAIATAGVFHTLLKYPARLNEVLGVIQRGYAMGVKAKPFLAQKWEEHWEKPLAEWQSELGVKPVFA from the coding sequence ATGATAACTTTAGAACACCCCGTAGACCTTCGTCCAGAGCAAGCAGTCGCGTTGAAATCATTTATTAAACTTGCAGAAGATCCCAGCCAAACCCTCGCCGTTTTCGAGATGGCTAAAAGCATCAATCAAACGGAAATGTACGACCTGGGAATTGAGTATCTCAAGTCCAATCCCGACATTGAGGCACTGGTTCGGGAACGATATATTGCTCCTACTCCTGATATGGATGCCCTGTTGCAGCTCCCTCAAGATTCTCTAGGCTACTGCTATGCCACCCACATGAAGCGGCTGAATTTCGACCCCAACTTTTTCCCCCATGTTGAGGTGACAGACGATAGCTCTTGTCTGGAATTACGAATCAAACAGACGCATGATATCTGGCATATTTTGACTGGGTTTGGCACCGATGAAGTCGGAGAGTTTGGCTTACAAGGATTTACCCTGGCGCAAACTCATTTGCCTGTGTCTGTTGCCATTGCCACCGCAGGCGTTTTCCACACTCTGCTCAAGTACCCCGCTCGCTTAAATGAAGTGTTGGGGGTAATTCAGCGAGGCTATGCCATGGGAGTAAAGGCAAAACCATTCCTAGCGCAGAAGTGGGAAGAACACTGGGAGAAGCCATTGGCAGAATGGCAGTCTGAACTAGGTGTTAAACCTGTTTTTGCTTGA
- a CDS encoding type II toxin-antitoxin system VapC family toxin, with product MSLHILDTDHVSLILYNHPLVIANAAQHQIAVTVITVQELFNGWIGRINDPSLVNNLPDLYTKLWTTVKYLQTVEMLNFTPEADTCLKQLLKDKPPLRKNRLQKDMRIAAIALSLNATVVTCNQRDYEQVPGLAITDWTH from the coding sequence GTGTCTCTACATATTTTGGATACTGACCATGTTTCATTAATTTTGTACAATCATCCCTTAGTTATCGCCAACGCGGCTCAACATCAAATTGCAGTTACGGTGATTACGGTTCAAGAACTTTTCAATGGGTGGATCGGCAGAATTAATGACCCGTCACTAGTAAATAATTTGCCAGATCTCTACACAAAACTTTGGACAACCGTAAAATATCTTCAGACGGTTGAGATGCTAAATTTCACCCCAGAAGCTGACACTTGCCTCAAGCAATTGCTAAAAGATAAGCCACCTCTGCGAAAAAATCGCCTGCAAAAAGATATGCGAATTGCAGCAATTGCGTTATCGCTCAATGCTACAGTTGTCACGTGCAACCAACGAGACTATGAGCAAGTACCCGGCCTCGCAATTACAGATTGGACACATTAA
- a CDS encoding class I SAM-dependent methyltransferase: MYRDNLPPVWNRVGKHAVFPEATHDEIARYNFLANLNRHLATVVSPGNRIAYEKEVLPHFRQTHGREFENREELHEAMKKNSHYQMWSALRRSAMEMRQQAGRSMVLRQANELAEKAHRWNQNKDTLKLNPDQKIPYYVQAVDHHCMPGSYYTELIEGDVTAAANYDSGLFVTTAGLLGRLSDGGGRAIAQWLKTQHPEFQPKRILDIGCGLGHNVIPIAQAYPNAEAIAIDVAAPMLRYGHARAQSLGVQNLTFIQMDGANTGFADESFDWIQTTMFLHETSYTTLHQIIKEIYRMLNFSGITLHIEQPQYTPDMDLYEQFIRDWDAYYNNEPFWSQMHDIDMKKLMIQAGFPEKSCIQIGIKAVNDIEEGQQANETIEDFGRSPIWNVFGAWKA, translated from the coding sequence ATGTATCGAGATAATCTACCTCCTGTTTGGAATAGAGTAGGAAAACATGCAGTGTTTCCAGAAGCTACGCATGACGAAATTGCTCGTTATAATTTTCTAGCAAATTTGAACCGTCACCTTGCAACTGTTGTATCTCCCGGTAACAGGATTGCGTATGAAAAAGAAGTTCTTCCACATTTTCGACAGACACACGGGCGGGAATTTGAAAACCGGGAAGAATTACATGAAGCTATGAAGAAGAATTCACATTATCAGATGTGGAGCGCCTTACGTCGATCTGCTATGGAAATGAGACAACAAGCAGGTCGTTCAATGGTGCTGCGTCAAGCAAATGAACTAGCAGAAAAGGCTCATCGTTGGAATCAGAATAAAGATACTCTTAAACTGAATCCAGATCAAAAAATTCCCTACTACGTTCAAGCAGTAGATCATCATTGTATGCCTGGTAGTTACTACACAGAACTCATAGAAGGAGATGTAACAGCTGCGGCTAATTATGATTCTGGTCTTTTTGTGACAACAGCTGGCTTACTGGGACGCCTGAGTGATGGAGGAGGTAGAGCGATCGCGCAATGGCTAAAAACCCAGCATCCAGAATTTCAACCAAAACGCATACTGGATATTGGCTGTGGATTGGGTCATAACGTTATTCCCATAGCGCAAGCCTATCCCAATGCTGAGGCGATCGCCATTGATGTTGCAGCCCCAATGTTAAGATACGGGCATGCTCGTGCTCAAAGTCTTGGTGTCCAAAATCTTACTTTTATCCAAATGGATGGTGCAAATACAGGATTTGCAGATGAATCGTTTGATTGGATACAAACCACCATGTTTCTACATGAAACTTCCTACACAACCCTTCATCAGATTATAAAAGAAATTTATCGGATGCTGAACTTTAGTGGTATTACTCTTCATATTGAACAACCCCAGTACACTCCAGATATGGATTTATACGAGCAGTTTATTCGTGATTGGGATGCCTATTATAATAATGAACCTTTTTGGTCTCAGATGCACGATATAGATATGAAAAAACTTATGATTCAAGCTGGTTTTCCGGAAAAATCGTGTATTCAAATAGGTATTAAAGCGGTCAATGACATAGAGGAAGGTCAACAAGCAAATGAAACAATAGAAGATTTTGGTCGTTCACCTATTTGGAATGTATTTGGTGCATGGAAAGCTTAG
- a CDS encoding AraC family transcriptional regulator, with translation MVAALGLDLNLFNDPDGRISHEMLCTLWQEITRRSGDPYIGLRLPEFTQRESWYVFGYAVLNSPNLGRALERMVQYIPLLHMGVELAFVVEDKVARFTHAIPTSPVPVPTVLGQWAVANIVWSFRQATGVNWVPLQVKFQHPHPPDISAYRDFFRAPLEFDCSVDELVLDGELLQLPLLKADPGLDAILNRHVKELIARLPKSNTFVDSVHWAISEGFRCGDVGMEAIAKRLSYTPRTFQRKLKESGTSYTDLLDRMRHQLSVHYLQEAPIAISEIAFLLGFSESSAFHRAFKRWTGTSPSEFRLAQPSSSPNLGILTKE, from the coding sequence GTGGTAGCAGCGCTCGGACTCGATTTAAATCTATTTAATGACCCGGATGGACGAATATCCCATGAAATGCTCTGTACACTCTGGCAGGAAATTACCCGGCGCTCGGGTGACCCCTACATTGGTTTGCGGTTGCCAGAATTTACGCAACGCGAAAGCTGGTATGTGTTTGGCTATGCCGTTCTCAATAGTCCCAATTTAGGTAGAGCGCTGGAACGAATGGTGCAATATATTCCCTTGTTGCACATGGGCGTTGAACTCGCTTTTGTCGTTGAGGACAAGGTGGCACGATTCACCCATGCCATTCCGACTTCCCCTGTACCCGTGCCGACAGTGTTGGGACAATGGGCGGTGGCAAATATCGTCTGGAGTTTTCGTCAGGCAACAGGAGTGAATTGGGTGCCTTTGCAGGTTAAGTTTCAGCATCCTCACCCCCCCGATATTTCTGCATACCGTGACTTCTTTCGCGCTCCTCTGGAGTTTGACTGCTCAGTTGATGAACTGGTGTTAGATGGAGAGCTACTCCAGCTGCCATTGTTGAAAGCCGACCCAGGGCTGGATGCTATTCTCAATCGTCATGTCAAAGAATTGATCGCTCGGTTGCCGAAGTCAAACACGTTTGTGGATAGCGTGCATTGGGCAATCAGTGAGGGGTTCCGGTGTGGAGATGTGGGAATGGAGGCGATCGCTAAACGTCTGAGCTACACTCCCCGTACTTTCCAACGTAAACTCAAGGAATCGGGCACATCTTATACCGATTTGCTGGATCGGATGCGGCATCAGCTTTCAGTGCATTACTTGCAAGAAGCGCCCATCGCCATCAGTGAAATTGCGTTTCTGCTGGGTTTCTCAGAAAGCAGTGCGTTTCATCGGGCATTCAAACGGTGGACAGGTACCTCTCCCAGTGAGTTTCGGCTTGCCCAGCCGAGCTCCTCTCCCAATTTGGGAATACTAACAAAAGAGTGA